The Elephas maximus indicus isolate mEleMax1 chromosome 17, mEleMax1 primary haplotype, whole genome shotgun sequence DNA segment AGAATACCAGTTGGTAAGCTCAGGATCTTTTAAGGTCCTTATTTTTATCGTAAAGTGCACCGGCTTTAAACACATACAATAATTAGCTAAGGGTATTATAATTAGCTATTATTGGGAGAGAAAAATCTCCTGGAGGTGGTGGCATTTACCCAGAGGTTCTGCCCTTGAAAGTAACAAGGGCTCCCCAGGCTCTGAGAGTGACTGATGGGCACCTTTGAAACCAGCCAGGCAACTGAGCTAATAACTGTGTGACTTCGATGTTCCACACGCTCAGCATGGTTTCTCCTCCACCTTCCCTGCACATATTTGCCCTCCGAGGCTGATTGTTACAGCCACAGCCAATCACAATGACTATAATCAGGCTATGCTCTCTGCTGACCTCCTGTATTTGGTACCAGTAATGCAAGGCCCTGCCCAGAGCACACTTTACTCAGGCCCAGAGCTGGAGAAGCCATATTGGCATACTTCATGTAATATAGAgtttttttcctgatttgtaGATTTTCTCCTGTAAAGTCTTTAAAATATCGCAAAAACAAATCACATTTCACTATACACTAAAATAATTCctttactgaagaaaaaaaaaacaaaaaaccagttgccgtcatgttggcccctactcatggtgaccccatgtgtacagagtagaattgttccatagggttttcaaggctgtaatctttcagaagcaaaaccttctgaggtgcctctgggtgttcgaagtgccagccttttgattagttaGCCGAGCACCAACTGTTTACGCCATCAGGGACTCCTATTGAAGAGAATAAACAGCTATGAAACATTGAGGTAGGCCCAGAAAATCTGGGATGAGGCTCCCAGGACCAGTTGAACACCGATGGGAAATTATTCAGGAAGGGGATGTAAAAGCACTTGGATTGGCAGGAAAATTCTCTTTACTGCCTGTCAGAGGGCACTGGCTCCTCTCACTCCTCCAAGGGCTCTGATGGTGCCTAAGTCAGGTGAAGACAGGAAGCTAAGCCTCTGAAAATGACAAGCCCAGGAGGCCTTCCCTTGCCTTAAGACTCACCTAGTCTTTacctgctgttggatggagtagcGCCCCCATTTCTCCCTGAAAAAAGGAGAATCCATCAGTGCTTAGTCTGGTAATTCAGAGCATGGAGGTGGAAGGGCTTTGGGGCTGAGGGTTGCCTGAAGGGTGCAGGCCATCAGCACTGCCATCCTGTTCCAGAATTAAGGATGTGGATCAGAAGGTGCTCTACGTGAGAGATGGCCAGCTCCTGGTGGGAGACTCGGATGCAGAGAACTGTTGTGCCGGTGAGCATCTGGGACTCAAGCCCCTGGGACTCACCCCATCCTCCATCTACCATAGACCCCTCACTTTTACTCCCCCCTCCTGTCCCCCAGAGGGTCATAGCCTAGTGAGGGATTCTCAACCCTGTCAGGAGTTGCAGGTCATCCTGCAGCCTGCATGCAGGGCCAGAGCAGGTGTGCCAGGTCCAGCTCCTCCTGCCTAAACCTTCACTTGCCTCAAGCCTGAAATCTGGGGTCCCCTTAtctcctggctcttctctctcttccatcCCAGAGAAGATCTGCATACTTCCCAACAGAGCCCTGGACCGCACCAAGGTCCCCATCCTTCTGGGCATCCATGGTGGGAGTCGCTGCCTGGCATGTGTGGAGACAGAAGAGGGGCCTTCCCTGCAGCTGGAGGTGAGACACCCCTCCCCATTCTGAGAGACCCTGTATTCTTGGCTCAGCCTTCAAGATGTCCTGGCATCTCCGGCCCCATCTGTGGATTCTCCAGGTCCCCTACCTCAGgtttctggcatctgcctctggCCCCAATACCAAGACCCTTGCCCTCCAGAAGCTGCAGAAGGCAGTTTCCTCCATAACATCTACTCTGCCAAATCCCTTCTTGGCCAAGCCCCGGAGGTGGCTAGGGCTGACGCCTGTTGGTAGCTTCATCCTGCAGCTGGATGTCTTTTCCCCACAGGACATGAACATCGAGGACCTGTACAAGGGCGGTGAAGGGGCCACACGCTTCACCTTTTTCCAGAGCAGCCTTGGCTCCGCCTTCAGGCTCGAGGCTGCTGCCTGGTCTGGCTGGTTTCTCTGTGGCCCTGCCGAGTCCCGACAGCCAGTACGACTAGCCAAGGAGAGTGATTCCTCGGCCCGCACTGAATTCTACTTTGAACAAAGTCGGTAGGGAGGCAGGAGGTTGAGTGCCTGCCTGGTGCCTCCAAATCAAGCTCACCCTGCTGGAAACCTGTGGGAGGCAGAATAATgggccccaaagatgtccatgttctAATTCCTGGAGAGTGTAAATATGAGgccttacatggcaaaaaggactttgcagatgtgattaaattaaagaCCTTtcaatggggagattatcctagattattGGGTGGGCCATGTGATCATAACTATCTTTATAaaagggaggcaggagggtcagagaGAGATTGGAAgatgctgctggctttgaagatggaggaaggggccatgaacCAGTGAATGCAGGTGGATTCTAGAAGCCTGAAAAGGCAAGGGAAAGTGTTctctagagcttccagaaggaacacaaCAGCCCTGATGCCACTTTGATCTCAGCCCAGTGAAACTCATGTcaggcttctgacctccagaactataagataataaatttgtgttgttttaagtcacaaatttgtggtaatttgtaatGGCAACAATAGGAAACTAGTACAGGCCTCAGTCCAGCCCTCTGAGCAGTGTCTAATGCAAGGGGTGTGGGCGACTTGGTGAGTTCTTCTTGGAAGGCTGGCCACAGCTTCACCTACATCTGTCTGCTCCAGAGCCTCTAGAAACACCTGGAGAACCCATCTTTCCTCCCCTGTCAGCAGACTATACCCTGGGCTGACTACAGTTTTAGTTCTAGTTCAAGTCTTGTGATTTTTCTATTGGTTACTTCACAATGAATGGGTCATTCAACTGACTGATCAGCACCATCAGCTGTCTGCTGATTTTGATGTGTGAGAAGCCAGGAGGAGGAGTGAGGGAGAGGAAAATGAGTTTGTCCTGGATGTGTTGAGTTTGAGGTTCTGGTGGAAACTCTGAGTTCAGGTGACTTCTTACAGCTAGAAATACAGGGCTGGAACTCAGCGGAAAGTTTGTGGTTGGAACTAACACTCTTTCTCAGAGCCCAAAGCGAATCCCTCTACATGTTGTAGAGAATCTGTGGTCAGGGCTCATGCTAGAGCAACTCATGGTATTGTTGCTCAGAGCAGGGCTGGGCTGCTGACCATCTTCGTCTTTAGTACAGCCACTCAGCACCCACCCAACAGTTACTGAGTCCAACCATGGGCCAGGACTTTTTAGAGCAGTATGTCTTCATCTTCAGAACGACCCTGCAAGGCCAGCATTCTTACCCACACTTGACAAATGAAATTGGAGCTAGGTGAAGTGAAATAACTTGCTGAAGTTCACACAGGCTGTAAATATCAGAGCTCAAGATAAAAACTGGCTCTTCTGACTTCAATACCATTCCACacattttttattccattcttactCTAGAAGCTGGGGATAGAATGGTGAATAAAACCAAGTTTCTTCGGAGCTGATAAATGATTGAGGAAACATTAACTgaacaaataaacaagaaaacatgtAAGGGCAAGGTGATAGAGGCTGGGGTAGTAGGTATTCAATGGTAACATTCTGCAGGGTGGTCAGAAAACAAAGCCAGTTTGATCCGAACTCATGGTGGCTCAATgggtgtcagaatagaacagcgctccacagggttttcaatgtctgtgatctttcagaagcagatcgccaggactttcttccaacgtACCTCCACATGGAATCCTAAGGGAGGATTTTAAGCAGAGGAGTGCCATGATAGGCTTTATGGCTTTAGTCAGTGTATTCTCTTTCCTCAAGCTGCCTGTCTGTGGCCTGTGTGTGCCCCTGGCAATGTAACTCTATGTTTATATGTTGGGACTCTGTGCTTTTTGATCACAtcttttgttcaattttttttcaccAGTACATCTGCCCAGAGCAGCTCCTGGGACACAGAAAGTGCTGATGGAGCACAAAATCCTGAACATGTTTGTGGATGATCACTTGGTTCTTTTGGACGCTGATGATCCAGTATGAGGGGCAGTGCAGTAGCAGCATGGACAGACACCATGGCAGCCCAGAGGTGGGAGCCGGTGGAGAGGGTTCCACAAAGGAAAGATCATTTAACCTGAACCTCAGAGGAAAAGTAGTAGCTTTCCAGGCAGGGAAGGTGAGCATTCTGGGCAGCAAGAACAGCTCATAAAGGCTGGAAGGAGAAGAACTGAGGTGATGAGTCACCAGGCGTGGCTGAGACCCAGGACTTGCCGAAAATTAAGGTGGGAAGGTGGGTGGGGCCATCACCCAAGTATTTGAAGGAGGACCGAGATGTTAAGCCTGGATCCATGTGATCAACACTGGATTAACCCAGATGGCTACTAGGGCCTGAGctcatcttttttcttccttgctcccccTCTCAtttcccaggccttctgttgggcACTTTCCTGGCCTCAGCTTCTGTGCTCTGGTTCACCTGTAGGCCTGATATCTGCTTGTCCTTCAACTGCCGGCCCACTTCTTCTTCCAAGGAAGCTCACCTTTGACTGGCCTTAAACCCTTCTCTGGTGTACTGTGCCCACAACCTCCGAGGCATACCCAGGCCTCCTCTCACTCGTGGGCCCTGCTTCAATTTGAATCAAGTTCTCTATTTAAGTAAAAAACATTTTGAGCATCTAGTATATGCCATTTTTGTATT contains these protein-coding regions:
- the IL1F10 gene encoding interleukin-1 family member 10; translation: MCSLPMARYYIIKDVDQKVLYVRDGQLLVGDSDAENCCAEKICILPNRALDRTKVPILLGIHGGSRCLACVETEEGPSLQLEDMNIEDLYKGGEGATRFTFFQSSLGSAFRLEAAAWSGWFLCGPAESRQPVRLAKESDSSARTEFYFEQSR